Proteins from a genomic interval of Niabella soli DSM 19437:
- a CDS encoding REP-associated tyrosine transposase — protein sequence MSYEFAEGHKIRDQSATHFLTFTIMGWVDVFTRQRFRDIIINSLRFCRLNKGLQIGAYVIMSNHAHFIWTARENNLSDVVRDFKTHTSKAITKSIEEEPESRRDWLLYLFGFYAQRTNANDYFKVWTGNNHPEVVYSEAFLKTKLNYIHENPVRAGLVAAPEHYLYSSAGDYQGKKGIIEIDLLF from the coding sequence ATGAGCTATGAATTCGCCGAAGGCCACAAAATCAGGGATCAGTCTGCTACACATTTCCTCACCTTCACCATCATGGGCTGGGTTGATGTTTTTACACGACAGCGTTTTCGTGATATTATCATTAATAGCTTAAGATTCTGCCGGTTGAATAAGGGCTTGCAAATAGGCGCTTATGTAATCATGTCGAATCATGCCCATTTTATCTGGACGGCAAGGGAGAATAATTTAAGTGATGTGGTGCGTGATTTTAAAACACATACCAGCAAGGCCATCACTAAATCAATTGAGGAAGAGCCGGAAAGCCGGCGGGATTGGCTTTTATATTTATTCGGCTTCTATGCCCAGCGAACCAATGCCAACGACTACTTTAAAGTGTGGACAGGTAATAACCATCCGGAAGTGGTTTATTCCGAGGCCTTTTTGAAGACCAAGCTCAACTATATTCATGAAAATCCGGTGAGAGCAGGGTTGGTTGCGGCTCCGGAGCATTATCTGTACAGCAGTGCAGGAGATTACCAGGGTAAGAAAGGGATAATAGAAATAGATTTATTGTTTTAG
- a CDS encoding OmpA family protein — MTSKKYTLLAGLGCLIASTGFSQVSPTHPYTAPHPLYGTYSVTDSNYYSGKRLQQHNDFMVGTSDYPAKPRDMWELGIKGGSFLILGDMPANPASFGFGGHIRKSLGHVMSLRLEYVYGVAKGESYNNVGGWNPNYKTTAQELSLQALFNIHNIRFYKDHTSMTLYGIAGLGVNTWRVKYNSTVNVPGATSYDQQKDVVKQVRDAIGGNYDASYYTTNARWSKMFAGRYGPTATAGLGIAFRLSDRVNLAIEDRLIVPFTDMYDGYSAASFGNKNQDFANYASIGLNFNLGNKSKRVEPLYWLNPLNYAYGELRRVPEIILPDSDGDGVTDQFDQEQTPAGCPVDTHGVSRDTDGDGVPDCKDKELVTPTYCQPVNADGVGKCPCPEGCGVQPATECATLLGALPSVHFANNSNTLSADAQSSLATVASKLRANPNCKVVVVGYCAATKKQQQLSWDHVNKVITHLQEKEGISGDRFIFSSGQEGGDCNTVDIRAAAPGEDGPNTVAPPHPNLRKK, encoded by the coding sequence ATGACAAGCAAAAAGTACACATTATTGGCAGGTTTAGGCTGCCTGATTGCGTCTACCGGGTTTTCTCAAGTAAGCCCTACGCACCCGTACACTGCGCCACACCCGCTGTACGGTACTTATTCTGTTACTGACTCTAATTATTATTCTGGCAAGCGTTTGCAACAGCATAATGATTTTATGGTTGGTACCAGCGATTATCCCGCTAAACCTAGAGATATGTGGGAGTTAGGTATTAAAGGTGGATCATTTTTGATATTAGGTGATATGCCGGCTAATCCAGCCTCTTTTGGTTTTGGTGGTCATATCCGTAAGTCTTTAGGACATGTGATGTCTCTGAGACTGGAGTATGTTTACGGTGTTGCTAAAGGTGAATCTTACAACAACGTAGGCGGTTGGAACCCCAACTACAAAACTACAGCTCAGGAACTTTCTTTACAGGCATTGTTTAACATCCACAACATCCGTTTCTACAAAGATCATACAAGCATGACTTTGTATGGTATCGCTGGTTTGGGTGTAAATACCTGGAGAGTAAAGTACAATTCAACAGTTAACGTACCCGGTGCAACAAGCTACGATCAACAAAAAGATGTTGTAAAGCAAGTTAGAGATGCGATCGGTGGTAACTATGACGCAAGCTACTATACTACCAACGCCCGTTGGTCTAAAATGTTTGCTGGCCGTTATGGCCCCACTGCTACTGCAGGTTTAGGTATCGCATTCAGACTGAGCGACAGGGTTAACCTGGCTATTGAAGATCGTCTGATCGTTCCGTTTACAGATATGTATGATGGGTACAGCGCTGCATCTTTTGGCAACAAAAACCAGGACTTCGCAAATTACGCATCTATCGGTCTGAACTTCAACCTGGGTAACAAATCAAAAAGAGTTGAGCCTCTGTACTGGTTAAACCCATTGAACTATGCTTACGGCGAGCTGCGTCGTGTTCCTGAGATCATTCTGCCTGATTCTGATGGTGATGGTGTAACGGATCAATTCGACCAAGAACAAACTCCTGCTGGTTGCCCTGTTGACACTCATGGTGTTAGCCGCGATACAGATGGTGACGGCGTTCCTGATTGTAAAGATAAAGAACTGGTTACTCCTACTTACTGTCAGCCAGTTAATGCTGATGGTGTTGGTAAATGCCCTTGTCCGGAAGGATGCGGTGTTCAACCTGCAACTGAGTGTGCTACTTTATTAGGTGCTTTACCTAGCGTACATTTCGCTAACAACTCTAATACTCTTTCTGCTGACGCTCAGTCTAGCTTAGCTACTGTAGCTTCTAAATTAAGAGCTAATCCAAATTGTAAAGTGGTTGTAGTTGGATATTGCGCTGCTACTAAGAAACAACAGCAATTAAGCTGGGATCACGTAAACAAAGTGATCACTCACTTACAAGAAAAAGAAGGCATCAGCGGAGACAGATTTATCTTCTCTTCTGGTCAGGAAGGTGGAGATTGCAACACAGTAGACATCCGTGCTGCTGCTCCTGGAGAAGATGGACCCAACACAGTGGCTCCTCCTCATCCAAATCTTCGCAAAAAATAG
- the recJ gene encoding single-stranded-DNA-specific exonuclease RecJ: MEKRWHIAPADEAAVQTLRDALKIHPVLCRILTQRGITTFTNAKEFFRPQLEALHSPWLMKDMDHAVNRLLKAFSAGEKILVFGDYDVDGTTAVAVMYRFLSTQTQQLDFYIPHRYKEGYGISKAGIDFAKENGFTLVVALDCGIKSIDLIDYANTLEIDFIICDHHLPDEKIPAAVAVLNPKQKDCPYPYKELCGCGVGFKLITALVEKLGLPQSFSYQYLDLVATAIAADIVPITGENRILAFHGLEVANKEPNPGIKALAFLSGAKLPLHIHNLVFMIAPRVNAAGRMDDARKAVQLFVAGTYEEALAYAELLHSDNSDRKEADAAITEEALEMIAQNASWTSRKSTVVYQPHWHKGVVGIVASRLIERHYRPTVVLTESGAYAAGSARSVPGFNLYEAIHACREYLIAYGGHFAAAGLTLSKDNIEAFREKFEAIVSITISDDQLIPELLIDAAIKFKDISPAFYNIIKQMEPFGPENMTPVFIARNVKDAGSKVVKEKHLRFVVQQDGVPLTGIGFNLADKLPIIESGHPFDLVFKIDENEWQGQKSLQLRVEDIRLAEV, translated from the coding sequence TTGGAAAAAAGATGGCACATTGCACCTGCCGATGAAGCGGCCGTACAAACACTTCGAGATGCATTAAAAATACACCCCGTTCTTTGCCGTATATTAACCCAACGGGGAATTACCACCTTTACCAACGCTAAAGAATTTTTCAGACCACAGTTGGAGGCCCTGCACAGCCCATGGCTGATGAAGGATATGGACCACGCGGTAAACCGCCTCTTAAAGGCTTTTAGCGCCGGTGAAAAAATACTGGTTTTTGGCGATTACGATGTAGATGGGACCACAGCCGTGGCCGTAATGTACCGGTTTTTGAGCACCCAAACACAGCAACTGGATTTTTATATACCTCACCGTTATAAAGAGGGGTATGGTATCAGCAAGGCAGGCATCGATTTTGCCAAAGAAAATGGATTTACGCTGGTGGTAGCCCTGGATTGCGGTATTAAATCAATCGATCTGATCGATTATGCCAACACGCTGGAAATTGATTTCATCATCTGCGATCACCATTTACCTGATGAAAAAATTCCGGCGGCCGTAGCGGTACTAAACCCTAAGCAAAAGGACTGCCCCTACCCTTACAAAGAACTTTGCGGCTGTGGCGTTGGATTTAAACTGATTACAGCCCTTGTTGAAAAACTGGGATTACCCCAGAGTTTTTCCTATCAATACCTCGACCTGGTAGCTACCGCCATTGCCGCGGATATTGTTCCCATTACGGGAGAAAACCGCATTCTTGCCTTTCACGGGCTGGAAGTGGCCAATAAAGAACCCAATCCCGGAATAAAGGCGCTTGCCTTTTTAAGCGGAGCCAAACTCCCACTCCACATACATAATCTTGTGTTTATGATCGCACCGCGGGTGAATGCCGCCGGGCGTATGGACGACGCAAGAAAAGCCGTGCAACTATTTGTTGCCGGAACCTATGAAGAGGCATTAGCCTATGCCGAACTCCTGCACAGCGACAACAGCGACCGCAAGGAGGCCGACGCCGCAATTACGGAAGAAGCACTCGAAATGATTGCCCAAAATGCATCCTGGACCTCAAGAAAATCGACCGTTGTGTACCAGCCGCACTGGCATAAAGGCGTAGTGGGCATTGTTGCCTCACGGCTGATCGAACGGCATTACCGGCCAACAGTTGTACTGACAGAAAGCGGCGCTTACGCCGCCGGTAGCGCCCGCAGTGTTCCGGGCTTTAATCTCTATGAAGCCATTCATGCCTGCAGAGAGTATTTAATCGCCTATGGGGGCCATTTTGCCGCAGCGGGACTTACACTTAGCAAAGACAACATCGAAGCCTTTCGTGAAAAATTTGAAGCGATCGTTTCTATTACCATTTCGGACGACCAACTGATCCCCGAACTGCTGATTGACGCCGCAATAAAGTTCAAAGACATCAGCCCTGCCTTTTACAATATTATCAAGCAAATGGAGCCCTTTGGCCCCGAAAACATGACTCCCGTTTTTATAGCCCGCAACGTTAAAGATGCCGGCAGCAAAGTGGTAAAGGAAAAACACCTGCGTTTTGTGGTACAACAGGATGGGGTGCCCCTTACAGGAATTGGCTTTAACCTGGCAGACAAACTACCGATTATCGAAAGCGGACATCCTTTTGACCTTGTATTTAAAATTGACGAAAACGAATGGCAGGGGCAAAAAAGCCTGCAATTGCGGGTGGAGGATATCAGGCTTGCTGAGGTGTAA
- the rpsF gene encoding 30S ribosomal protein S6 — MNNYELMVIFTPVLSEDEFKAAQKKFAGLVTEAGGSIVHENPWGLKSLAYPIQKKTTGLYWVLEYTAPSDFNEKLKIQLLRDEAVLRHLCTKLDKFAVEYNAKKNSGVKTGTEKAVEA; from the coding sequence ATGAACAATTATGAATTGATGGTGATTTTTACCCCGGTTTTAAGCGAAGATGAGTTTAAAGCTGCTCAGAAGAAATTTGCCGGTCTGGTAACTGAAGCAGGTGGCTCTATCGTGCACGAAAACCCATGGGGACTGAAATCACTGGCGTACCCTATCCAGAAAAAAACCACTGGTTTGTACTGGGTATTGGAATACACTGCGCCATCCGACTTCAATGAGAAGCTGAAGATCCAGCTTCTGCGTGATGAAGCTGTGCTTCGTCATCTCTGCACTAAACTCGATAAATTCGCCGTTGAGTATAATGCAAAAAAGAATAGTGGCGTTAAAACAGGAACCGAAAAAGCAGTGGAGGCTTAA
- the rplI gene encoding 50S ribosomal protein L9 yields MEVILIQYVDNLGAANEVVNVKNGYARNYLIPRKLAVENNGSNKKQLEERLKQARKKEAAMLAEINSVIAKLKEGPLKLGAKTGTSGKIFGSVTTLQLSRAIREQKGYEIDRKKIHISDEIKELGTYKATIDFGSGHATEVDFEVVAE; encoded by the coding sequence ATGGAAGTAATTTTAATTCAGTATGTAGATAATTTGGGCGCTGCCAACGAGGTAGTAAACGTAAAAAACGGATATGCCCGTAACTACCTGATCCCCCGCAAATTAGCGGTAGAGAACAACGGCAGCAATAAAAAGCAACTGGAAGAACGCCTGAAACAGGCCCGGAAGAAAGAAGCCGCAATGCTGGCTGAGATCAACAGCGTAATTGCCAAACTGAAAGAAGGTCCTTTAAAACTGGGCGCGAAAACAGGAACCAGCGGTAAAATATTTGGTAGCGTTACCACCCTGCAGTTAAGCCGGGCGATCCGCGAACAAAAAGGTTATGAAATCGACCGTAAGAAGATCCATATTTCCGATGAGATCAAGGAATTAGGCACTTACAAAGCTACTATCGATTTTGGTAGCGGTCATGCTACTGAGGTAGATTTTGAGGTAGTTGCAGAATAA
- a CDS encoding polyprenyl synthetase family protein, which translates to MQLPTALIGVELENFEERFKKAVKSNTPLLDRIMRYIVKRKGKQLRPMFVFLSAKLFGPTTEATYRAASLVEILHTGSLVHDDVVDDSYERRGFFSTYALWKNKASVLVGDYLFATGLLLSLEHGDYRMLKIMSDAIQKMAEGELLQLEKARSLNLEESIYYDIIKNKTASLLASACSAGAWSVTENEEATEKARLFGEKTGIAFQIKDDLFDYASEDVGKPTGNDIKEKKMTLPLIYTLNKVDKSTRQKIITIVKNNNNDRAKVQWVLDTVKEAGGISYAIEKMYTFKQEALNILDTCPDNEYKRGLIDLVNYVTERKY; encoded by the coding sequence ATGCAATTACCCACCGCCCTTATAGGGGTAGAATTAGAAAACTTTGAAGAGCGTTTTAAAAAGGCCGTTAAAAGCAATACCCCCCTGCTGGACCGGATTATGCGTTATATCGTCAAACGCAAGGGCAAACAATTGCGACCCATGTTTGTTTTCCTTTCGGCAAAGCTCTTTGGCCCTACCACAGAGGCTACTTACCGGGCGGCATCATTAGTTGAAATTTTGCATACGGGATCCCTGGTGCATGATGATGTGGTGGATGATTCCTATGAAAGAAGAGGCTTTTTTTCCACTTATGCCTTATGGAAAAATAAAGCTTCCGTGCTGGTGGGCGACTATCTGTTTGCTACCGGCCTCCTCCTCTCACTCGAGCACGGAGATTACAGAATGCTGAAAATTATGTCGGATGCCATCCAGAAAATGGCTGAAGGAGAGCTGCTGCAGTTGGAAAAAGCACGTTCCCTGAACCTGGAAGAATCAATCTATTACGACATTATCAAGAACAAAACGGCCTCGTTATTGGCTTCCGCCTGTAGTGCGGGTGCCTGGTCGGTTACGGAGAACGAAGAAGCCACCGAAAAAGCCCGGCTTTTTGGCGAAAAAACAGGGATCGCTTTTCAGATTAAAGATGATCTGTTCGACTATGCCAGCGAAGATGTGGGCAAACCCACCGGAAATGATATTAAGGAGAAAAAAATGACCCTGCCGCTGATCTATACCTTAAATAAGGTTGACAAATCCACCCGGCAAAAGATCATTACTATTGTGAAGAACAATAATAACGACCGCGCAAAGGTACAGTGGGTGCTGGACACAGTAAAAGAGGCCGGCGGCATCAGCTATGCTATTGAAAAAATGTATACCTTTAAGCAAGAGGCCTTAAATATACTGGATACCTGCCCCGATAATGAATACAAACGCGGGCTCATTGATCTGGTTAATTATGTAACCGAAAGAAAATACTAA
- the rpsR gene encoding 30S ribosomal protein S18 has product MAKNEIKYLTAIKTDKRVKKFCRFKKYGIRYVDYKDVEFLKKFLNEQGKLLPRRLTGNSLKFQRRVSDAVKKARQMALLPYVADLLK; this is encoded by the coding sequence ATGGCAAAGAATGAAATTAAATATCTGACGGCCATTAAGACCGACAAGCGTGTTAAAAAGTTTTGTCGCTTTAAAAAATATGGCATCCGCTATGTAGACTACAAAGACGTAGAGTTCCTGAAAAAATTCCTGAACGAGCAAGGTAAATTGTTACCCCGCCGTTTAACAGGAAACAGCCTCAAATTTCAGCGTCGTGTTTCTGATGCAGTTAAAAAAGCCCGTCAAATGGCTTTACTGCCTTATGTAGCAGATCTTTTGAAATAG
- a CDS encoding RNA recognition motif domain-containing protein — translation MNIYVGNLSWNLKDQDLQNLFAPYGEVTSAKIVSDKFTNRSKGFGFVEMATDEEAKAAIEALNGTEVDGRNIVVNESRPKEGGNSGGGYKKRSSSGGGYKGGGGGYRDRY, via the coding sequence ATGAACATTTACGTAGGAAACCTTAGCTGGAACCTGAAAGACCAGGATTTACAAAACTTGTTTGCTCCCTATGGAGAAGTAACATCAGCAAAAATTGTATCAGACAAATTCACTAACCGCAGCAAAGGTTTCGGTTTTGTAGAAATGGCTACTGACGAAGAAGCAAAAGCAGCCATTGAAGCATTAAACGGCACTGAAGTTGATGGAAGAAATATCGTTGTAAACGAAAGCCGTCCAAAAGAAGGCGGTAACAGCGGCGGCGGCTACAAGAAAAGAAGCAGCAGCGGCGGCGGTTACAAAGGCGGTGGCGGTGGCTACCGTGATCGTTATTAA